A genomic window from Lotus japonicus ecotype B-129 chromosome 1, LjGifu_v1.2 includes:
- the LOC130729378 gene encoding uncharacterized protein LOC130729378 encodes MLPKVIVTDRDLALLSAAKQSLPNTTHLLCLWHINKCVLAKCKLYVGTDDFAELVMMKWAEVVDAATVEEFEVKWMQLFNMCKAKYSNFTSYCSTTWLVHKEKFAKAWTNHVMHFGTTTSNRAEGAHASLKKMLRDCKGDLATSWDASHSLTCNRHTEILASFERSIHRIDHIFMFSFYTNIRGFVSNKFLQLIDDEHIRMKSYGGCDCLLRETHGLPCGCELAGYERIPYESIHPFWKRLSWEHVPEPVADTTNNHICGMNHGDMQPEVEALTHYFSSLDTGGQSMVRRKLQAIYCPESSSLCTPAVKIRSKRTLKANEKIPPKNKAIGSLTRDLSGFEHVDREIREAKKVSQPPKKKKRVKKSDTSYFMGHFPAFFHPYIQTVQNVEDDGNCGYRAVAALLGLPSGEESWSWVRAALIEELERHRGLYDEMWSRHVVNALHSRLTLPPGDPATEDKWMQLPEMGYLVATRFQVVFISISSTGCWSYLPLRGEGPPDVHPVIAVGHVINHFVQLHLTPGHSMPPIALQWERYVDPTSVSWCAPYGTRLGRFTSEFEAWLVTFGVPLIHQSYVDITSD; translated from the exons atgttgcctaaggtgattgttactgacagagatcttgccttattgagtgctgctaagcaaagccttcctaacactacacatttattatgcttgtggcacatcaacaagtgtgttttggcaaagtgcaaactctatgttggcacagatgattttgctgagttggttatgatgaagtgggcagaggtggtggatgctgcaacagttgaagaatttgaagtgaaatggatgcaattgtttaatatgtgcaaggcaaaatacagcaactttacctcctattgttctactacatggttggttcacaaggagaaattcgccaaggcatggacaaatcatgtgatgcactttggaacaacaacaagtaacag ggctgagggtgcacatgccagtttgaagaagatgttacgggattgcaagggtgacctggccacttcatgggatgcgtcgcatagtttgacatgtaatcgacatactgaaatattagcatcgtttgagcgcagtattcacagaattgatcacattttcatgttctcattttacacaaatattagaggatttgtgtcaaacaaattcctgcagctcatcgacgatgaacatataagaatgaagtcctacggcggatgcgattgcttgttgagagagactcatggactaccttgcggttgtgaacttgcag gttatgaaagaattccatatgagtcaattcatccattctggaagagactgagttgggagcatgtacctgaacctgttgcagatactaccaacaaccatatttgcggcatgaaccatggagatatgcaaccagaagttgaggcattgacacattatttcagttctttggatactggagggcagagtatggtaaggaggaagcttcaagcgatctattgtcctgaaagcagttcacTTTGTACTCCTGCGGTTAAGATAAGGTCCAAGCGCACTCTTAAGGCGAATGAGAAAATACCACCTAAGAAtaaagcaataggatccttgactcgtgatctttcaggttttgaacatgttgatagggagatcagagaggcaaagaaggtttcacaaccaccaaagaagaagaagcgtgtgaagaagtctgatacaagctatttcatgggtcattttccagcctttttccacccatatatacaaacagttcagaatgttgaggatgatggtaactgtggctatagagccGTTGCTGCATTACTCGGACTACCATCAGGTGAGGAAAGTTGGTCATGGGTTAGGGCAGCGTTGATAGAAGAACTTGAACGACACAGAGGGttgtatgatgaaatgtggtccagacatgtggttaatgccttacattcccgactcactcttcctcctggtgatccggctaccgaggataaatggatgcaactgccagagatgggataccttgtagcaaccaggttccaagtGGTTTTCATATCCATCTCCTCTACGGGTTGTTGGTCATACCTTCCACTAAGAGGAGAAGGTCCACCGGATGTACATCCTGTTATAGCTGTTGGTCATGTGATtaatcactttgtacag ctccatctaactcctggacattctatgccgccaattgctctccagtggGAACGGTATGTTGATCCTACATCAGTAAGCTGGTGCGCCCCATATGGTACACGTTTAGGAAGATTCACATCAGAATTCGAAGCTTggcttgttacttttggtgttcctcttattcaccaaagctatgtagacatcacctcagattga